The following are encoded together in the Microtus pennsylvanicus isolate mMicPen1 chromosome 8, mMicPen1.hap1, whole genome shotgun sequence genome:
- the Raf1 gene encoding RAF proto-oncogene serine/threonine-protein kinase isoform X3 — MMANSRILLRQATLSEFSCRISRGQCKKARLDWNTDAASLIGEELQVDFLDHVPLTTHNFARKTFLKLAFCDICQKFLLNGFRCQTCGYKFHEHCSTKVPTMCVDWSNIRQLLLFPNSTVGDSGVPALPSLTMRRMRESVSRMPASSQHRYSTPHAFTFNTSSPSSEGSLSQRQRSTSTPNVHMVSTTLPVDSRMIENNSLNASPRPCSRRFCLRGRDAIRSHSESASPSALSSSPNNLSPTGWSQPKTPVPAQRERAPGSGTQEKNKIRPRGQRDSSYYWEIEASEVMLSTRIGSGSFGTVYKGKWHGDVAVKILKVVDPTPEQLQAFRNEVAVLRKTRHVNILLFMGYMTKDNLAIVTQWCEGSSLYKHLHVQETKFQMFQLIDIARQTAQGMDYLHAKNIIHRDMKSNNIFLHEGLTVKIGDFGLATVKSRWSGSQQVEQPTGSVLWMAPEVIRMQDNNPFSFQSDVYSYGIVLYELMTGELPYSHINNRDQIIFMVGRGYASPDLSRLYKNCPKAMKRLVADCVKKVKEERPLFPQILSSIELLQHSLPKINRSASEPSLHRAAHTEDINACTLTTSPRLPVF, encoded by the exons TAAGAAAGCACGCTTAGATTGGAACACCGATGCTGCCTCTCTGATTGGAGAAGAACTGCAAGTGGATTTCTTGGATCATGTTCCACTCACAACTCACAACTTT GCGCGGAAAACGTTCCTAAAGCTTGCATTCTGTGATATCTGTCAAAAGTTCCTGCTAAATGGATTTCGATGTCAGACTTGTGGCTACAAGTTTCATGAGCACTGTAGCACCAAAGTACCTACTATGTGTGTGGACTGGAGTAATATCAGACAGCTTTT GCTGTTTCCAAATTCCACTGTTGGTGATAGTGGAGTACCAGCATTACCTTCTTTGACAATGCGCCGGATGCGAGAGTCTGTTTCCCGGATGCCTGCTAG TTCCCAGCACAGATACTCCACACCTCATGCCTTTACTTTCAACACCTCCAGCCCTTCCTCTGAAGGTTCCCTCTCCCAGAGGCAGAGGTCAACGTCCACTCCCAATGTCCACATGGTCAGCACCACCTTGCCTGTGGACAGCAGGATGATTGAG AATAACAGCCTGAATGCCTCTCCCAGGCCGTGCTCCAGACGGTTTTGTCTGAGGGGAAGA gaTGCAATTCGAAGTCACAGTGAATCAG CCTCACCTTCAGCCCTGTCCAGCAGCCCCAACAACCTGAGTCCAACAGGCTGGTCACAACCCAAAACCCCTGTACCAGCACAAAGAGAACGGGCACCAGGATCTGGGacccaggaaaaaaacaaaatt AGGCCTCGTGGACAGAGAGATTCAAGCTATTACTGGGAAATAGAAGCCAGTGAGGTGATGCTGTCCACTCGGATTGGGTCAGGCTCCTTTGGCACTGTGTACAAGGGCAAGTGGCACG GAGATGTTGCAGTAAAGATCCTAAAGGTGGTTGACCCAACCCCAGAGCAGCTCCAGGCCTTCAGGAACGAGGTGGCTGTCTTGCG CAAAACACGGCATGTTAATATCCTGCTGTTCATGGGGTACATGACAAAGGACAACCTGGCCATTGTGACCCAGTGGTGTGAAGGCAGCAGTCTCTATAAACATCTGCATGTCCAGGAGACCAAATTCCAGATGTTCCAGCTAATTGACATTGCCCGACAGACAGCTCAGGGAATGGA CTATTTGCATGCAAAGAACATCATCCACAGAGACATGAAATCCAACA ATATATTTCTCCATGAAGGCCTCACGGTGAAAATTGGAGATTTTGGTTTGGCAACAGTGAAGTCACGCTGGAGTGGTTCTCAACAGGTTGAACAGCCCACTGGCTCTGTACTGTGGATG GCTCCAGAGGTAATCCGAATGCAGGATAACAACCCGTTCAGCTTCCAGTCTGACGTCTACTCCTATGGCATTGTGCTGTATGAGCTCATGACCGGGGAGCTTCCCTACTCGCACATCAACAACCGAGATCAG ATCATTTTCATGGTGGGCCGTGGATATGCTTCCCCAGATCTTAGCAGGCTCTACAAGAACTGCCCCAAGGCAATGAAGAGGTTGGTGGCGGACTGTGTgaagaaagtaaaagaagagaGACCTCTGTTTCCCCAG ATCCTGTCTTCCATTGAGCTGCTTCAGCACTCTCTGCCGAAAATCAACAGGAGTgcctctgagccctctctgcaTCGGGCAGCCCACACGGAGGACATCAATGCTTGCACGCTGACCACATCGCCGAGGCTACCGGTCTTCTAG
- the Raf1 gene encoding RAF proto-oncogene serine/threonine-protein kinase isoform X4, with the protein MMANSRILLRQATLSEFSCRISRGQCKKARLDWNTDAASLIGEELQVDFLDHVPLTTHNFARKTFLKLAFCDICQKFLLNGFRCQTCGYKFHEHCSTKVPTMCVDWSNIRQLLLFPNSTVGDSGVPALPSLTMRRMRESVSRMPASSQHRYSTPHAFTFNTSSPSSEGSLSQRQRSTSTPNVHMVSTTLPVDSRMIEDAIRSHSESASPSALSSSPNNLSPTGWSQPKTPVPAQRERAPGSGTQEKNKIRPRGQRDSSYYWEIEASEVMLSTRIGSGSFGTVYKGKWHGDVAVKILKVVDPTPEQLQAFRNEVAVLRKTRHVNILLFMGYMTKDNLAIVTQWCEGSSLYKHLHVQETKFQMFQLIDIARQTAQGMDYLHAKNIIHRDMKSNNIFLHEGLTVKIGDFGLATVKSRWSGSQQVEQPTGSVLWMAPEVIRMQDNNPFSFQSDVYSYGIVLYELMTGELPYSHINNRDQIIFMVGRGYASPDLSRLYKNCPKAMKRLVADCVKKVKEERPLFPQILSSIELLQHSLPKINRSASEPSLHRAAHTEDINACTLTTSPRLPVF; encoded by the exons TAAGAAAGCACGCTTAGATTGGAACACCGATGCTGCCTCTCTGATTGGAGAAGAACTGCAAGTGGATTTCTTGGATCATGTTCCACTCACAACTCACAACTTT GCGCGGAAAACGTTCCTAAAGCTTGCATTCTGTGATATCTGTCAAAAGTTCCTGCTAAATGGATTTCGATGTCAGACTTGTGGCTACAAGTTTCATGAGCACTGTAGCACCAAAGTACCTACTATGTGTGTGGACTGGAGTAATATCAGACAGCTTTT GCTGTTTCCAAATTCCACTGTTGGTGATAGTGGAGTACCAGCATTACCTTCTTTGACAATGCGCCGGATGCGAGAGTCTGTTTCCCGGATGCCTGCTAG TTCCCAGCACAGATACTCCACACCTCATGCCTTTACTTTCAACACCTCCAGCCCTTCCTCTGAAGGTTCCCTCTCCCAGAGGCAGAGGTCAACGTCCACTCCCAATGTCCACATGGTCAGCACCACCTTGCCTGTGGACAGCAGGATGATTGAG gaTGCAATTCGAAGTCACAGTGAATCAG CCTCACCTTCAGCCCTGTCCAGCAGCCCCAACAACCTGAGTCCAACAGGCTGGTCACAACCCAAAACCCCTGTACCAGCACAAAGAGAACGGGCACCAGGATCTGGGacccaggaaaaaaacaaaatt AGGCCTCGTGGACAGAGAGATTCAAGCTATTACTGGGAAATAGAAGCCAGTGAGGTGATGCTGTCCACTCGGATTGGGTCAGGCTCCTTTGGCACTGTGTACAAGGGCAAGTGGCACG GAGATGTTGCAGTAAAGATCCTAAAGGTGGTTGACCCAACCCCAGAGCAGCTCCAGGCCTTCAGGAACGAGGTGGCTGTCTTGCG CAAAACACGGCATGTTAATATCCTGCTGTTCATGGGGTACATGACAAAGGACAACCTGGCCATTGTGACCCAGTGGTGTGAAGGCAGCAGTCTCTATAAACATCTGCATGTCCAGGAGACCAAATTCCAGATGTTCCAGCTAATTGACATTGCCCGACAGACAGCTCAGGGAATGGA CTATTTGCATGCAAAGAACATCATCCACAGAGACATGAAATCCAACA ATATATTTCTCCATGAAGGCCTCACGGTGAAAATTGGAGATTTTGGTTTGGCAACAGTGAAGTCACGCTGGAGTGGTTCTCAACAGGTTGAACAGCCCACTGGCTCTGTACTGTGGATG GCTCCAGAGGTAATCCGAATGCAGGATAACAACCCGTTCAGCTTCCAGTCTGACGTCTACTCCTATGGCATTGTGCTGTATGAGCTCATGACCGGGGAGCTTCCCTACTCGCACATCAACAACCGAGATCAG ATCATTTTCATGGTGGGCCGTGGATATGCTTCCCCAGATCTTAGCAGGCTCTACAAGAACTGCCCCAAGGCAATGAAGAGGTTGGTGGCGGACTGTGTgaagaaagtaaaagaagagaGACCTCTGTTTCCCCAG ATCCTGTCTTCCATTGAGCTGCTTCAGCACTCTCTGCCGAAAATCAACAGGAGTgcctctgagccctctctgcaTCGGGCAGCCCACACGGAGGACATCAATGCTTGCACGCTGACCACATCGCCGAGGCTACCGGTCTTCTAG